In the genome of uncultured Pseudomonas sp., the window CGGCCCGTCGATCATGCGCCTGATGGACATTATGCTGGCCCTGCCCTCACTGCTGCTGGCAGTGGCCATCGTCGCCATCCTCGGCCCCGGGCTGATCAACACCATCTTTGCCATCGCCATCGTCTCGCTACCGTCGTACGTGCGCCTGACCCGCGCCGCAGTGATGGGCGAACTGAACCGCGACTACGTCACCGCCTCGCGCCTGGCTGGCGCCAACCTGCCACGACTGATGTTTATCACCGTGCTGCCCAACTGCATGGCACCGCTGATCGTGCAGGCCACCTTGAGTTTTTCCTCGGCAATTCTCGATGCCGCGGCCCTGGGCTTTCTCGGCCTCGGCGTGCAACCGCCAACACCTGAGTGGGGCACCATGCTGGCCTCGGCGCGCGACTACATCGAGCGCGCCTGGTGGGTGGTATCGCTGCCAGGGCTGACCATTCTGCTCAGCGTGCTGGCGATCAATCTGATGGGCGACGGGCTGCGTGATGCACTCGACCCAAAACTCAAGAATGCGCAGTGAGGAACCCCGCATGAGCCTATTGGATATTAACAACCTCAGCGTGCGCTTCGGCGACGCCACTGCCGTTCCCGTCGTCGATGGCCTCGATCTGTGCGTTGAAAAGGGCGAAGTGTTGGCGATTGTTGGCGAGTCCGGCTCGGGCAAATCGGTGACCATGCTGGCGCTGATGGGCCTGATCGACGCGCCCGGCATCGTCA includes:
- a CDS encoding ABC transporter permease subunit yields the protein MATEYTTPLDQSLLYPSPLKEFWQAFAHNKGAVAGLLFMLVLVICALFAPWIAPHDPSEQYRDFMLNPPAWLEGGQAQFFLGTDEVGRDLLSRLIHGARLSLLIGLASVLMSLIPGILLGLVAGFYPRLLGPSIMRLMDIMLALPSLLLAVAIVAILGPGLINTIFAIAIVSLPSYVRLTRAAVMGELNRDYVTASRLAGANLPRLMFITVLPNCMAPLIVQATLSFSSAILDAAALGFLGLGVQPPTPEWGTMLASARDYIERAWWVVSLPGLTILLSVLAINLMGDGLRDALDPKLKNAQ